The Candidatus Eisenbacteria bacterium genome contains the following window.
TCCATGAAGTGCGGGGCGTCGAAGACGCGGCACATCGACTGCGGGGCGGGCGGCGGTGTGGTGCGTCGCCCCGAATGCTACGCCCTCTGGGGCCGCCGGCGCTAGGGCAGGTCCTGTCCGTCGCGAGCTTCGCGGACCGCGAGCTTGACGAGCGCCTTCACCCGGTCGCGGAACCGCGTCTCGAGATCGCTGTCACCGTGGGTGAACTGCTCGCGCAGATCTTCCGCGGTGACGGATCGCTGCACCTCGTCGAGGGTCTGGGCTCCGTTCCGCAGAGCGTCGCGCACGCCCTTCGTCACCGTCTCGAGCAGCGCCAACTCCAGTCGCAGGAATTGCTGGTCGTGGAACGCCGGCCCGTGCCCCGGGATGATGACGTCCGCGTCGAGCCGGGCCAGCTCCCGAAGCGTCTCGGCCTGCCGCGTCGGCGGTGGAGTGATGTAGGGAATCGGGTACGAGACCGCGTCTCCGGTGATGAGCACCTTCTCGTGCGGCAGGTAGAGCACGGTCGTCCCTTCGGCATCCCCGGTCATGCTCATGAAGCGGAACTCCCTCCCGCCGTGCTCGAGCGTGAGCCGGCTCTCGTAGGTCAACGTGGGATACACGCGGCGGAGAGTCGCGGCCTCTTCGACGAA
Protein-coding sequences here:
- a CDS encoding MBL fold metallo-hydrolase, producing the protein MSGAGHDIRKFKIADGIFQFMTMRDSYVRELNSVVIVNSDDVLVFDTDTRPSTARLILAEIRKITRKPVRYVVNSHWHPDHWSGNQVYADTFPDLEIIATEKTVEFMRNSASLWPKKFRQQLDAMQSDLEKEIASGKGADGTPLTTAQRSKDEADVRDYRSFVEEAATLRRVYPTLTYESRLTLEHGGREFRFMSMTGDAEGTTVLYLPHEKVLITGDAVSYPIPYITPPPTRQAETLRELARLDADVIIPGHGPAFHDQQFLRLELALLETVTKGVRDALRNGAQTLDEVQRSVTAEDLREQFTHGDSDLETRFRDRVKALVKLAVREARDGQDLP